In one Butyrivibrio proteoclasticus B316 genomic region, the following are encoded:
- a CDS encoding GNAT family N-acetyltransferase: MLKNIIFSLSKNSISDNKVLAEVVSCGQYLEDCGYNIKLLEADDASYSKIKAAGKKNTLIVCDSNADALKLTGKGYYCIGAIYSTNKDEKFDGLKYVFEDIGEVDEDSFVKAYQRYAGDPWEVIRTDRLIIRETTIEDVDEFYRLYREPEMTKYMEGLFENPEDEKRYQKDYIEKVYGLMGFGVWTVVRAEDNTVIGRAGYSIRNGFDNIELGFLIGKEYQRQGYAYEACKAILEYGKKVLCLENVQALVKKENEVSIRLCKRLGFHQEDVVRVEENIYGHSYQGTEDNTDIRLSQGKYGEYLKFEIRL, translated from the coding sequence TTGCTTAAAAACATCATTTTTTCACTTTCCAAAAATTCGATTTCAGATAATAAGGTCCTGGCAGAGGTTGTCAGTTGTGGACAATACCTTGAGGACTGTGGATATAATATTAAACTCTTAGAGGCAGATGACGCCTCATATTCCAAGATAAAAGCTGCAGGTAAAAAGAATACACTTATCGTATGCGACAGTAATGCTGATGCTCTAAAACTAACGGGCAAAGGATACTACTGCATCGGTGCTATTTATTCCACCAATAAAGATGAGAAATTTGACGGACTTAAATATGTTTTTGAAGATATAGGAGAGGTCGACGAAGACTCTTTTGTCAAAGCATATCAGAGATACGCAGGTGATCCCTGGGAAGTAATAAGGACTGACAGACTCATTATCCGCGAGACCACCATAGAAGATGTAGATGAATTCTACAGATTATATCGCGAGCCTGAGATGACCAAATATATGGAAGGTCTTTTTGAAAATCCGGAGGATGAGAAACGCTATCAAAAGGACTACATCGAGAAAGTATATGGACTTATGGGCTTTGGTGTGTGGACAGTTGTCAGAGCAGAAGATAATACCGTCATAGGCCGGGCAGGATATTCTATCAGGAACGGATTTGACAACATAGAGCTAGGATTTCTCATAGGTAAAGAGTACCAGAGGCAAGGATATGCTTATGAAGCCTGCAAGGCAATACTCGAATATGGTAAAAAGGTTCTGTGCCTTGAAAATGTCCAGGCCCTGGTTAAAAAAGAAAATGAAGTTTCAATCAGACTATGTAAAAGACTAGGATTTCATCAGGAAGATGTGGTCAGAGTTGAAGAAAATATATATGGACATAGTTATCAGGGAACCGAAGATAACACAGATATAAGACTAAGTCAGGGAAAATACGGAGAATATCTCAAGTTTGAAATCAGGCTGTAA
- the whiA gene encoding DNA-binding protein WhiA: MSFSLEVKEELSKHIGSSRHCQLAEIAAIIDGAGFIRAGEDGKLALYLQDDNPLVVRKFFTLLRKAFNIGTSILEDVPNIKENGRIYRPVIVDGKDLHSVLGAIRMIDTEGHIRDISDGMSPQVTRNSCCKRAFLRDSFMCLGSISDPNKGYHLEYVCDRRQQAENLQEMIESFDIKAMIVRRKKYYVLYIKEGAGIVDLLNIMEAPVSLMNLENLRIVKEMRNSINRRVNCEVANITKTVNAATKQIEDITYLRDHYGFENLPVNLREMAEVRLEHPDSTLLELGRFLDPEVGKSGVNHRLRKLSELADKLKGK, translated from the coding sequence ATGTCTTTTTCTCTTGAAGTAAAAGAGGAACTATCTAAACATATCGGGTCGTCGAGACATTGTCAGCTGGCTGAGATAGCAGCCATAATAGATGGTGCTGGATTCATAAGAGCCGGCGAAGATGGGAAACTAGCGCTTTATTTGCAGGATGACAACCCGCTGGTGGTTAGAAAGTTCTTTACATTATTACGAAAAGCATTTAATATAGGAACTAGCATTTTGGAGGATGTCCCTAATATCAAGGAAAATGGGCGTATTTACAGGCCTGTTATAGTTGATGGCAAGGATTTACATTCTGTTCTTGGAGCAATCAGAATGATAGATACAGAAGGCCACATAAGGGATATCAGCGATGGGATGAGCCCGCAGGTAACTAGAAATTCCTGTTGCAAGAGAGCCTTCCTAAGAGACTCATTTATGTGTCTTGGATCCATCAGTGATCCTAACAAAGGTTATCATCTTGAATACGTCTGCGACCGAAGGCAGCAGGCAGAGAACCTTCAGGAGATGATAGAATCTTTTGATATCAAGGCGATGATAGTCCGCAGGAAGAAGTATTATGTACTATATATTAAGGAAGGCGCAGGAATTGTTGATCTTCTTAATATAATGGAAGCTCCGGTTAGTCTCATGAATCTTGAGAATCTTCGAATTGTCAAGGAAATGCGCAACTCGATTAACAGAAGAGTTAATTGTGAAGTTGCTAACATCACCAAAACTGTCAATGCTGCTACCAAGCAGATTGAGGACATCACATATTTGAGAGACCATTACGGTTTTGAGAATTTACCAGTGAACCTCAGGGAAATGGCAGAAGTCAGGCTTGAACATCCAGATTCAACTCTTTTGGAACTAGGCAGATTTCTGGATCCGGAAGTTGGTAAATCGGGAGTTAATCATAGGCTTAGGAAACTAAGTGAACTCGCAGATAAGTTAAAGGGAAAGTAA
- a CDS encoding Na/Pi cotransporter family protein, translating into MSSLEMFSLVAGLVGGLAMFLYGMNVMSGGLTKMAGGKLESVLAKVTKHAVIAYLFGVGVTALVQSSSASTVMVVGLVNSGIMTLKQAVSVILGANLGTTFTAWLLSLNAISSDNFIINLLKPASFTPFLALIGIGLYMFGKTEKKKNVGTILLGFSVLMFGMSSMSSAVSPLKDVDSFKAILTTFSNPIIGFLVGILFTMIIQSSAGTIGVLQALSLSVKVKYSMAIPVVIGAEVGTCITAILSSLGANKNGKRTALMHLYFNIIKASLFMIIFYALNAIVHFDFMDDKIGMVGIAGIHTLVNLVATPLMLPFAQLLVNLALKTIPIDEKEKKEQEEQQGIRTLDPRFLSNPPFALEQARLAAITMANMSQDALNKAIDLITDYNQEVADEVEHLERKIDSYEDQLGTYLMKINSHHLGEADSHTLSLLLHCITDYERISDHALNISEKAKGMSDGKRSFSPKAQTEMDIFASAVKEIMDLAIRSFAEQDVNLAKTIEPLEETIDGINMEVKRRHVRRLRKGKCTIEQGFDLSDIGTDFERIADHCSNIAVGIIEVDEDLYDAHEYLETLKREKSDGFEQAVDFYERKYMLPSVKF; encoded by the coding sequence ATGAGTTCATTAGAAATGTTCAGCCTGGTTGCGGGGTTAGTAGGTGGTCTTGCCATGTTCCTGTATGGAATGAATGTCATGAGCGGCGGACTTACCAAGATGGCCGGAGGCAAGCTTGAAAGTGTTCTTGCCAAAGTTACCAAACACGCAGTAATCGCATATTTATTCGGAGTGGGAGTAACCGCTCTGGTTCAGTCTTCATCAGCATCAACCGTAATGGTTGTTGGTCTTGTTAATTCAGGAATCATGACTCTTAAGCAGGCAGTCAGCGTTATCCTTGGTGCTAACCTTGGTACAACATTTACGGCCTGGCTCTTGTCTTTAAATGCAATCAGCAGTGATAACTTTATAATAAATTTACTCAAACCTGCATCATTTACGCCTTTCCTTGCACTTATAGGTATTGGCCTTTATATGTTCGGCAAGACTGAGAAAAAGAAAAATGTAGGAACCATCCTTCTTGGATTCTCAGTTCTTATGTTTGGTATGAGTTCTATGTCCAGCGCAGTGTCACCCCTTAAAGACGTAGATTCATTCAAGGCAATCCTTACAACCTTCAGTAATCCTATTATTGGATTTCTTGTAGGTATTCTTTTCACAATGATCATTCAGAGCTCAGCCGGAACAATCGGTGTTCTGCAGGCTTTGTCTCTTTCTGTTAAAGTCAAGTACAGCATGGCTATTCCTGTAGTCATCGGTGCTGAGGTTGGTACATGTATCACAGCTATTCTTTCATCTCTTGGAGCAAACAAGAACGGTAAGAGAACTGCCCTTATGCATTTGTACTTCAACATCATCAAGGCATCTCTTTTCATGATCATATTCTATGCACTTAATGCCATAGTTCACTTTGATTTCATGGACGATAAGATTGGCATGGTTGGAATTGCCGGAATACATACTCTTGTAAACCTCGTGGCTACACCACTTATGCTTCCGTTTGCACAGCTCCTTGTCAACCTTGCACTTAAGACTATTCCTATCGATGAAAAAGAGAAAAAGGAACAGGAAGAACAGCAGGGAATCCGTACACTGGACCCAAGATTCCTTTCAAACCCTCCATTTGCTCTTGAACAGGCTCGTCTGGCTGCTATCACAATGGCTAATATGTCTCAGGATGCCCTTAATAAGGCAATAGACCTGATCACAGATTATAATCAGGAAGTTGCTGATGAAGTTGAGCACCTTGAGCGTAAGATTGATAGCTATGAAGACCAGCTTGGAACATATCTTATGAAGATAAACTCCCATCATTTGGGCGAAGCTGACAGCCATACCTTATCTCTTTTGCTGCATTGCATAACAGACTATGAGCGTATCAGTGACCACGCCCTTAATATTTCAGAGAAGGCCAAGGGAATGAGCGATGGAAAGAGATCATTCTCGCCCAAGGCCCAGACAGAAATGGATATCTTTGCTTCTGCGGTAAAAGAGATCATGGACCTTGCCATCAGATCTTTTGCCGAGCAGGATGTGAACCTTGCCAAGACAATCGAGCCTCTTGAAGAGACAATCGATGGAATCAATATGGAGGTTAAACGCCGCCATGTAAGAAGACTTCGCAAGGGTAAATGTACTATCGAGCAAGGCTTTGATCTGTCTGATATTGGAACAGATTTTGAGCGAATTGCAGATCACTGCAGTAATATTGCAGTAGGAATTATTGAGGTTGATGAGGACCTCTACGATGCTCATGAGTATCTCGAAACACTCAAGAGAGAAAAGAGTGACGGATTTGAACAGGCAGTTGACTTCTATGAGAGAAAGTACATGTTGCCTTCAGTTAAGTTCTAA
- a CDS encoding NUDIX hydrolase → MKFEYIEKKEQGKFITRYDLHYRTEDDKKKTYEIISRNPNLSSFEDIHNKKADAVVLIMHDETGEKILINKEFRMAPGTWVYNFPAGLIDPGEEPEESARRELKEETGLDLVSIDEWIGESYSAVGFSNEKNVCCVGKATGSFAKSSSTLEEIEPGWYTREEVRKLLKKEPFAARTQAYCYLWSKE, encoded by the coding sequence ATGAAATTCGAATATATAGAGAAAAAAGAGCAGGGCAAGTTCATTACCCGCTATGATCTGCATTACAGAACTGAGGATGACAAGAAAAAGACCTATGAGATAATCAGCAGGAATCCTAACCTTAGTAGTTTTGAAGATATCCACAATAAAAAAGCAGATGCTGTTGTCCTCATCATGCATGATGAGACTGGAGAAAAAATCCTCATAAACAAGGAATTCAGAATGGCGCCGGGAACCTGGGTTTACAATTTCCCTGCCGGACTTATTGATCCCGGTGAAGAACCGGAAGAAAGCGCAAGGCGCGAACTCAAGGAAGAGACAGGACTTGACCTTGTATCTATAGATGAATGGATTGGGGAGAGCTACAGCGCAGTAGGATTTTCCAATGAAAAAAATGTGTGCTGCGTAGGAAAAGCCACCGGCTCTTTTGCCAAGAGTTCATCAACACTGGAGGAAATAGAACCTGGCTGGTACACCAGGGAAGAAGTGAGAAAACTGCTTAAAAAAGAACCATTTGCAGCAAGAACACAGGCCTACTGCTATTTGTGGTCTAAGGAATAA
- the pflA gene encoding pyruvate formate-lyase-activating protein has product MVKGAIHSVETFGSVDGPGIRFIVFLKGCNLRCKYCHNADTWNPQSDDMRTPEELLDFAERYRGYWGEDGGITVSGGEPLLQIDFLIEFFKMAKERGINTCIDTALQPFNEDRNSEFFGKFEELMKYTDLLLVDIKHIDREEHIKLTGLPNENIQAGMRYLSEIGKPIWIRHVLVPGITDNDEYLHKTRKFIEELSNVEKIEVLPYHSMGQHKFEALGIPYQLEGVESPTAERVANATAILRGEK; this is encoded by the coding sequence ATGGTAAAAGGAGCAATTCATTCTGTAGAAACATTTGGTTCAGTAGACGGACCCGGAATCAGATTTATAGTCTTTTTAAAGGGATGTAACTTAAGGTGCAAGTATTGTCACAATGCAGATACCTGGAATCCACAGTCTGATGATATGAGAACACCGGAGGAACTTCTTGATTTTGCTGAGAGATATCGTGGATACTGGGGAGAAGATGGCGGAATAACTGTCAGCGGTGGAGAGCCACTTCTTCAGATTGATTTTTTGATTGAGTTTTTCAAAATGGCCAAGGAGCGTGGCATCAACACTTGCATTGATACAGCACTTCAGCCTTTTAATGAAGACAGAAACAGTGAGTTTTTTGGCAAATTTGAGGAACTCATGAAATATACAGATCTTCTTCTTGTGGATATCAAGCATATAGACAGAGAAGAGCATATAAAGCTCACTGGCCTTCCAAATGAGAACATTCAGGCCGGAATGAGATATTTATCTGAGATTGGTAAGCCAATCTGGATTCGCCACGTACTTGTGCCTGGAATAACAGATAATGATGAGTATCTGCATAAGACAAGAAAGTTTATTGAGGAATTGTCTAATGTAGAGAAAATCGAAGTTCTTCCTTATCATTCAATGGGACAGCACAAGTTTGAAGCACTTGGAATTCCATACCAGCTCGAAGGCGTAGAATCACCAACTGCTGAGCGTGTAGCTAATGCTACAGCAATTCTCAGAGGCGAGAAGTGA
- the rapZ gene encoding RNase adapter RapZ: protein MRFVIVTGMSGGGKSTAIHMLEDAGYYCVDNLPVSLIEKFSELITMPDNEISKVVLGIDARAGQAFEEVAGMIDAMKEKGIPTEVLFMDCSDQVLIKRYKETRRVHPMNVNDVGNRIEVGIAKERAVLAEVKKRADYVIDSSNLLTRELKEELDRIFVKNESYNSLMVTILSFGFKYGIPADADLVFDVRFLPNPFYIDEYKHQTGNDKGVQDYVKSFPACGEFLDKLTDMLQFLIPGYVQEGKYQLVVGIGCTGGQHRSVTIANELYDRLRNADGNYGLKLLHRDVKQAK, encoded by the coding sequence ATGAGATTTGTCATTGTAACAGGAATGAGTGGTGGCGGTAAGTCAACAGCTATTCATATGCTTGAGGATGCAGGTTATTACTGCGTAGATAATCTCCCGGTTTCTCTTATTGAGAAATTTTCAGAGCTTATCACTATGCCTGATAACGAAATCAGCAAAGTTGTTCTGGGAATAGATGCAAGAGCAGGCCAGGCCTTTGAAGAAGTAGCCGGAATGATCGATGCGATGAAGGAAAAGGGCATTCCTACGGAAGTTCTTTTCATGGACTGCAGTGATCAGGTTCTCATTAAGAGATATAAAGAAACCAGACGTGTTCATCCTATGAATGTTAATGACGTTGGTAACAGGATAGAAGTTGGTATTGCCAAGGAAAGAGCTGTTCTGGCTGAAGTCAAGAAGAGAGCAGATTATGTTATTGACTCATCAAATCTTCTCACTAGAGAGCTCAAGGAAGAACTGGACAGGATCTTTGTCAAAAATGAGAGCTACAATTCTTTGATGGTTACGATTCTGTCATTTGGCTTTAAGTATGGAATTCCGGCGGATGCAGATCTGGTATTTGATGTAAGATTCCTCCCGAATCCTTTTTATATTGATGAGTACAAGCATCAGACAGGAAATGATAAGGGAGTTCAGGATTATGTTAAGAGTTTCCCTGCCTGTGGAGAATTCCTGGATAAGCTGACAGATATGCTACAGTTCCTGATACCGGGATATGTACAGGAAGGAAAGTATCAGCTTGTTGTAGGAATCGGTTGTACCGGTGGTCAGCATAGAAGCGTGACAATTGCCAACGAACTATATGACCGACTTAGGAACGCTGACGGAAACTATGGATTAAAGCTGTTGCACAGAGATGTTAAACAGGCTAAATAA
- a CDS encoding HPr family phosphocarrier protein yields MITKSIEIKLPRGLEARPVAELVQLASKYDSTVHIEAQSKKVNAKSIMGMMTLTLNSGENVTVIAEGSDEELAVADMENFLQGNIK; encoded by the coding sequence ATGATCACAAAATCTATCGAAATTAAGTTGCCAAGAGGACTTGAGGCTAGACCTGTTGCTGAACTTGTTCAGCTTGCAAGTAAATATGATAGTACTGTTCATATTGAGGCGCAGTCCAAAAAGGTTAACGCTAAGAGTATCATGGGTATGATGACTCTGACACTTAACTCAGGCGAAAATGTAACAGTTATAGCTGAAGGTTCTGATGAAGAATTAGCTGTTGCAGACATGGAGAATTTCCTTCAGGGAAATATCAAGTAA
- a CDS encoding Crp/Fnr family transcriptional regulator, translating into MREKTQDEQNLIQTKNLGVYKNQSRAEELKKGIIGLNICEECGGFCTESVPLMEGLPVNAQVSLMEHSKHETLKKGSYLFREGEVVDSICIIRKGRIKLCRYDSLGREQIITILADHDIIWEGMFLDGSVYPYSAVCLTNASICQIHRDDFIKVVDNPTAAMNIIILLSKKLHDANERNMLLSTKDPMARLAGFLMYRVDRSPTDDIVLKLDDIAASVSLRMETVSRKLRELEKMGLIERRGHAKIKVIDRDALREIYVSQ; encoded by the coding sequence ATGAGAGAAAAAACACAGGACGAACAAAATCTCATACAGACAAAGAATCTGGGAGTATATAAGAATCAGAGCAGGGCCGAGGAACTTAAAAAAGGAATCATCGGCCTTAATATTTGTGAGGAATGTGGTGGATTCTGCACAGAGAGCGTACCTCTTATGGAAGGACTTCCTGTTAATGCGCAGGTAAGCCTCATGGAGCATTCCAAACATGAAACACTTAAAAAGGGAAGCTATCTTTTTAGAGAGGGTGAAGTTGTAGATTCCATCTGTATTATCAGGAAAGGCAGAATTAAGCTTTGCCGATATGACTCACTTGGCAGAGAACAGATAATCACAATTCTGGCTGATCACGATATCATCTGGGAAGGAATGTTCCTTGATGGCAGTGTTTACCCGTATTCAGCAGTTTGTCTGACTAATGCGTCTATCTGCCAGATTCACAGAGATGATTTCATCAAGGTTGTGGATAACCCTACTGCCGCAATGAATATCATTATTTTGCTCAGTAAAAAACTCCATGACGCCAATGAGAGAAACATGCTACTGTCTACCAAAGACCCAATGGCACGTCTGGCGGGCTTTTTGATGTATAGGGTAGACAGAAGCCCTACTGATGATATAGTATTGAAACTCGATGACATTGCTGCGAGTGTAAGTCTTAGAATGGAGACTGTATCGCGTAAGCTCAGAGAACTTGAGAAAATGGGGCTTATAGAGAGACGAGGACACGCCAAGATCAAGGTCATTGACAGAGATGCCCTAAGAGAAATATATGTTTCTCAGTAA
- the pflB gene encoding formate C-acetyltransferase: MKEAWRGFKGTHWLDDVNVRDFIQNNYTPYDGDESFLADATDATNKLWGKLQELQKQEREKGGVLECETEVVSSLTAYGPGYIDESMKDLEQIVGLQTDKPLKRAFMPYGGIKMAEEAAETYGYKVNEKFHKIFTEYHKTHNQAVFDAYTPEMRAARHSHIVTGLPDTYGRGRIVGDYRRVALYGIDYLIAKKQEDYNNCGDGTMLDHIIRQREEISEQIRALKGMKAMAEVYGFDISQPAKNAKEAVQWLYFGYLAAIKTQNGAAMSVGRVSTFLDIYIERDIKEGTLTEAEAQELIDHMTMKFRMVKFARIPSYNNLFSGDPVWATLEVGGLGMDGRHMVTKNDFRFLHTLENMGPSPEPNLTVLYTSKLPATFKKYAAKISVTTSSIQYENDDVMRPIWGDDYSICCCVSATQTGKEMQFFGARANLAKCLLYAINGGKDEKFLTKDGKHMQVGPEMAPITSEVLDYNEVMHKYDIMMDWLAGLYVNILNLIQYMHDKYYYEAAEMALIDTNVRRTFATGIAGFSHVVDSLSAIKYAKVSTVRDESGLVVDYKVEGDFPRYGNDDERADEIAVWLLKTFMKKVEKHHTYRDSEPTTSILTITSNVVYGKATGATPDGRPAFASFAPGASPSYGAEKNGLLASLNSVAKIPYEYALDGISNTQTMNPNALGHDDEERANKLVSVLDGYFNQGSHHLNVNVFGKEKLIDAMEHPEKPEYANFTIRVSGYAVKFINLTKEQQLDVIARTCHEAL, from the coding sequence ATGAAAGAAGCATGGAGAGGTTTTAAAGGAACCCACTGGCTGGATGATGTAAACGTAAGAGATTTCATCCAGAACAACTACACACCATATGATGGAGATGAGAGCTTCCTTGCTGATGCTACAGATGCTACTAACAAGCTCTGGGGCAAGCTTCAGGAGCTTCAGAAGCAGGAACGTGAAAAGGGCGGCGTACTTGAGTGCGAGACAGAAGTTGTATCTAGTCTTACAGCTTATGGCCCTGGTTATATCGACGAGTCTATGAAGGATCTCGAGCAGATCGTTGGTCTTCAGACAGACAAGCCACTTAAGAGAGCATTCATGCCTTACGGCGGAATCAAGATGGCTGAGGAAGCTGCTGAGACATATGGTTACAAGGTAAATGAGAAGTTCCATAAAATCTTTACAGAGTACCACAAGACACACAACCAGGCAGTATTTGATGCCTACACACCTGAGATGAGAGCTGCAAGACACAGCCACATCGTAACAGGTCTTCCAGATACATACGGACGTGGACGTATCGTAGGCGACTACAGAAGAGTTGCTCTTTACGGTATCGATTACCTCATTGCCAAGAAGCAGGAAGATTACAACAACTGCGGCGATGGCACAATGCTTGACCACATCATTCGTCAGAGAGAAGAGATCTCAGAGCAGATCAGAGCCCTCAAGGGAATGAAGGCTATGGCTGAGGTTTACGGATTTGATATTTCACAGCCAGCTAAGAACGCTAAAGAGGCTGTTCAGTGGCTTTACTTTGGATATCTTGCAGCTATCAAGACACAGAACGGTGCTGCTATGTCAGTAGGACGTGTTTCTACATTCCTTGACATCTATATCGAGAGAGATATTAAGGAGGGAACACTTACAGAGGCTGAGGCTCAGGAGCTTATCGACCACATGACAATGAAGTTCAGAATGGTTAAGTTTGCTCGTATCCCTTCATACAACAACCTCTTCTCAGGTGACCCAGTATGGGCTACTCTTGAGGTTGGTGGACTTGGTATGGACGGACGTCACATGGTTACCAAGAATGACTTCAGATTCCTTCATACACTTGAGAACATGGGACCTTCACCAGAGCCTAACCTTACAGTACTTTATACTTCTAAGCTTCCAGCAACATTCAAGAAGTATGCTGCTAAGATCTCTGTTACAACATCTTCAATCCAGTACGAGAACGATGATGTTATGAGACCTATCTGGGGCGATGACTACAGCATCTGCTGCTGCGTATCTGCTACACAGACTGGTAAAGAGATGCAGTTCTTCGGAGCTAGAGCTAACCTTGCTAAGTGTCTTCTTTACGCTATCAACGGTGGTAAGGACGAGAAGTTCCTCACTAAGGATGGCAAGCACATGCAGGTAGGACCTGAGATGGCACCTATTACATCAGAGGTTCTTGATTACAACGAAGTTATGCACAAATATGACATCATGATGGATTGGCTTGCAGGACTTTATGTAAATATCCTCAACCTCATCCAGTACATGCATGACAAGTACTACTACGAAGCAGCTGAGATGGCTCTTATCGATACAAACGTAAGACGTACATTCGCTACAGGTATCGCAGGATTCTCACACGTTGTAGATTCACTTTCAGCTATCAAGTATGCTAAGGTTTCAACAGTTCGTGATGAGTCTGGCCTTGTTGTAGATTACAAGGTAGAGGGTGACTTCCCAAGATACGGTAACGATGATGAGAGAGCAGACGAGATCGCTGTATGGCTTCTTAAGACATTCATGAAGAAGGTTGAGAAGCATCACACATACCGTGATTCAGAGCCTACAACATCTATCCTTACAATCACATCTAACGTTGTTTATGGTAAGGCTACAGGTGCTACACCTGATGGAAGACCTGCATTCGCTTCATTCGCACCAGGTGCTTCACCATCATACGGTGCTGAGAAGAACGGTCTTCTTGCTTCACTTAACTCTGTTGCTAAGATTCCTTACGAGTACGCTCTCGATGGAATTTCAAATACACAGACTATGAATCCTAACGCTCTTGGTCACGATGACGAAGAGAGAGCAAACAAGCTCGTTAGCGTTCTTGATGGATACTTCAACCAGGGATCACATCACCTCAACGTTAACGTATTTGGTAAGGAGAAGCTCATCGATGCTATGGAGCATCCTGAGAAGCCTGAGTATGCTAACTTCACTATCCGTGTATCAGGATATGCTGTTAAGTTCATCAACCTTACTAAGGAGCAGCAGCTCGACGTTATCGCTCGTACATGTCACGAGGCACTTTGA
- a CDS encoding serine hydrolase domain-containing protein — MNIRKLGRLDTLIENQREKGRLQGATILVEHNGKRVYENHYEPDREDSIYKLFSMTKPITSVAAMILYERGELDLMSKVSDYLPAFAECKVASPEGITKAVNPITIKDLLNMTSGIVYSGDFGEAERSMTRVYKEAKTQRQSGILRSNVDVCNKLAEGYLAFEPGSGFRYGHSADIMAGVIEVITGKKYSEFLKKEIFTPLNMEDTGFWIDESKAFRQAVLYRRDKTGKVVRAEDDVKRRMEMENPTSMPWFEMGGSGLYSTANDYAHFAQMLLNKGSYHGKELIGKKTLSFMTTPQLPSGIQGQFWDMNGCLGYNYGNYFRILTDPAMASSNGSIGEYGWDGKAGTYFFVDPSEELIVIYMQQIEGGCDYSFIRGIRQIVYGAI, encoded by the coding sequence ATGAATATAAGAAAGCTGGGCCGATTGGACACTCTTATTGAGAACCAGCGTGAAAAAGGGAGATTACAGGGCGCTACGATTCTCGTTGAACACAATGGTAAAAGAGTTTATGAGAATCACTATGAGCCTGACAGAGAGGATAGCATTTATAAACTCTTTAGCATGACCAAGCCTATTACTTCGGTTGCGGCTATGATCCTCTATGAGCGCGGAGAACTGGACCTTATGAGCAAGGTTTCAGACTATCTTCCCGCTTTTGCTGAGTGTAAAGTGGCATCACCTGAGGGAATCACCAAGGCGGTTAATCCAATTACTATCAAAGACCTTTTGAATATGACATCCGGAATCGTTTATTCAGGAGACTTTGGCGAAGCTGAGAGATCAATGACCAGAGTATATAAGGAGGCCAAGACTCAGAGACAGTCTGGAATCCTTAGAAGTAATGTGGACGTGTGCAACAAGCTGGCAGAAGGTTATCTTGCCTTTGAACCTGGAAGCGGATTCAGGTATGGGCATTCAGCCGATATCATGGCCGGAGTCATAGAAGTTATCACAGGCAAGAAGTACTCGGAATTTTTGAAAAAAGAAATCTTTACACCTCTTAATATGGAGGATACAGGGTTCTGGATCGATGAGAGCAAGGCCTTCAGACAGGCAGTTCTCTATAGAAGAGATAAAACAGGCAAAGTTGTAAGAGCAGAAGATGATGTAAAAAGACGCATGGAAATGGAGAATCCAACATCCATGCCTTGGTTTGAGATGGGCGGATCAGGCCTTTATTCTACTGCAAATGATTATGCTCATTTCGCTCAGATGCTCCTCAACAAGGGCTCATATCACGGCAAAGAGCTGATTGGTAAAAAGACACTTTCCTTTATGACTACTCCACAGCTGCCATCAGGTATTCAGGGCCAGTTCTGGGATATGAACGGGTGCCTTGGCTACAACTATGGCAATTACTTCAGAATACTGACAGATCCTGCTATGGCTTCATCTAACGGAAGTATCGGAGAATATGGCTGGGATGGTAAAGCCGGAACATATTTCTTTGTTGATCCAAGTGAAGAGCTGATAGTTATTTACATGCAGCAGATTGAAGGTGGATGCGATTACAGCTTTATCCGCGGAATTCGTCAGATAGTATATGGAGCAATCTGA